The Herminiimonas arsenitoxidans genome window below encodes:
- a CDS encoding DUF1090 domain-containing protein — MKIITTSCLSALLLLGTISASHAAEPLTGCAAKRQEVHTQIEQARAHGNKAQEKKLNIALQKIIDHCTDEGLRREREADVKKKEHKVAERKAELEKAQASGKTKKITSQQKKLQEAETELQEAKAKLSQ, encoded by the coding sequence ATGAAAATAATCACGACCAGCTGTTTGTCCGCCCTGCTGTTGTTAGGCACCATCTCTGCCAGCCACGCTGCCGAGCCACTTACCGGCTGTGCGGCCAAACGCCAGGAAGTACACACCCAAATTGAGCAAGCCCGTGCACATGGCAACAAGGCACAGGAAAAGAAACTGAATATCGCACTCCAGAAAATCATCGATCACTGCACCGATGAAGGCTTGCGACGTGAGCGCGAAGCCGACGTTAAGAAGAAAGAACATAAGGTAGCGGAACGTAAAGCCGAACTGGAAAAAGCCCAAGCCAGCGGCAAAACAAAGAAAATCACCAGCCAACAAAAAAAACTGCAAGAAGCAGAAACCGAACTACAAGAAGCCAAGGCTAAACTTTCGCAATAA
- a CDS encoding SDR family oxidoreductase has protein sequence MSKKIMIVTGGSRGIGAEIAKLGAADGYAVCISYVKNKAAADAVVDAIVQAGGEAMAVAADVAVEADILHLFETVDKRYGTLTALVNNAGILETQMRVDQMDAARMQRIFTTNIVGSFLCAREAVKRMSTLHGGSGGAIVNTSSVAARAGGPGEYVDYAASKGAIDTMTVGLAKEVATEGIRVNAVRPGVIYTEIHASGGEPGRVDRVKGNIPMQRGGEAHEVAQAVLWLLSDKASYTTGSFLDVTGGR, from the coding sequence ATGAGCAAAAAAATAATGATCGTGACTGGTGGTAGTCGCGGGATAGGTGCAGAGATTGCCAAACTCGGTGCAGCCGATGGCTATGCCGTGTGCATCAGTTATGTGAAGAACAAGGCGGCAGCAGATGCTGTGGTCGATGCGATCGTGCAAGCGGGCGGTGAGGCTATGGCAGTTGCTGCAGATGTGGCGGTGGAGGCCGATATTCTGCATTTGTTTGAAACCGTCGATAAACGATATGGCACTTTGACAGCCTTGGTCAACAACGCCGGCATTCTGGAAACACAAATGCGCGTCGATCAAATGGATGCGGCGCGTATGCAGCGCATCTTTACGACGAATATAGTCGGCAGTTTTTTATGTGCGCGTGAAGCGGTTAAGCGCATGTCTACATTGCATGGCGGCTCTGGTGGTGCCATCGTCAATACTTCATCGGTCGCCGCACGCGCCGGTGGCCCGGGTGAATATGTCGATTATGCTGCCTCTAAAGGTGCTATCGATACCATGACGGTAGGTTTGGCAAAAGAAGTCGCAACCGAAGGTATACGCGTCAATGCGGTGCGTCCGGGTGTAATCTACACAGAAATTCATGCCAGCGGCGGCGAGCCGGGACGCGTGGATCGCGTCAAAGGCAATATCCCGATGCAGCGTGGCGGCGAAGCGCATGAAGTGGCGCAAGCTGTGTTGTGGCTGTTATCGGACAAGGCATCTTATACAACGGGTAGTTTTCTGGATGTGACAGGCGGGCGATAA
- a CDS encoding GNAT family N-acetyltransferase, producing MIPELRGTRVLLRAWKDSDLAPFAAMNADPEVMQHFPAILSRSESDQLVARIPEYFEQHGFGLWALEIPGEFPFAGFVGLLRVSFDAHFTPAVEIAWRLTRSAWGKSYATEAAQCVLKYAFEVEQLQEVVSFTVPANLRSQAVMQRLGMHTKAEDNFEHPKLPSGHPLREHVLYKLKRSEWISQ from the coding sequence ATGATTCCTGAACTACGAGGCACACGCGTACTCTTGCGCGCGTGGAAGGATAGCGACCTTGCACCTTTTGCTGCAATGAATGCTGATCCTGAAGTGATGCAACATTTCCCTGCCATCTTGAGTCGCAGCGAAAGCGATCAGCTCGTTGCACGTATACCTGAATATTTTGAACAACATGGCTTCGGCTTATGGGCACTGGAAATTCCAGGTGAGTTTCCTTTTGCCGGCTTCGTTGGTCTGCTACGCGTATCTTTCGATGCGCACTTCACACCCGCAGTAGAGATAGCTTGGCGCTTGACACGTTCAGCATGGGGAAAGTCTTATGCCACCGAAGCTGCGCAATGCGTGCTGAAGTATGCTTTTGAAGTAGAACAATTACAGGAAGTGGTCTCGTTCACCGTACCAGCCAATCTGCGCTCACAAGCCGTGATGCAACGCCTGGGCATGCATACCAAAGCTGAAGATAATTTCGAGCATCCGAAACTACCGTCTGGACATCCACTGCGAGAGCATGTTTTGTACAAACTCAAGCGCTCTGAATGGATATCCCAATAA
- a CDS encoding sensor histidine kinase — MTTSAAAKPIKSMGSLRGQLLRWLLVPLLLVVALDAFSVYRNALDVADLAYDRALLASTRALAERVSVVNGKVVADVPYVALDSFETDTLGRIYYKVTGTHGEFVSGYADLPALPPDVPRSEIYPALVHFYHATYQGQQVRIAALYQPVYDDSMRGIALIQVGETMDARSDLTRQILFSTLWRQGLLVMVAALLVWFAVRLVLRPLMQLKAQVEARSLTDLADFDADRVHKEVRPLVAAMNGYMGRLQALITSQRRFIADASHQLRTPLTVLKTQAELALRQLDRNPNDARAWQEMREIVESIAGTTESTAHLANRLLTLARAEHGMAESDITPVSLTEVTRQVGLEHAPAAVKKQIDLSFDAPEEVMIKGHALLLHELISNVVDNAIHYTPVSGKIILHVRRDALAQRAILEVEDSGIGIPKEDRERVFSAFYRSPSAQQKNIGGAGLGLSIVRDIAVLHGAEIALANSGDGNAAHPGLKITISFPSP; from the coding sequence ATGACTACAAGCGCAGCCGCCAAGCCAATCAAATCCATGGGCAGTTTGCGCGGCCAGCTATTGCGCTGGCTGTTGGTGCCGCTATTGCTGGTGGTCGCACTGGATGCTTTCTCTGTTTATCGCAATGCTTTGGACGTGGCCGATCTGGCGTACGACCGTGCCTTGCTGGCGTCAACGCGAGCATTGGCAGAACGCGTTTCTGTGGTGAATGGCAAGGTAGTGGCTGACGTACCGTATGTGGCGCTGGATAGTTTTGAAACCGATACGCTGGGACGGATTTACTACAAGGTAACCGGTACGCATGGTGAGTTTGTTTCCGGTTACGCAGATTTGCCGGCATTGCCGCCGGATGTGCCACGTTCGGAAATCTATCCGGCACTGGTGCACTTTTATCACGCCACTTATCAAGGTCAACAGGTTCGCATTGCTGCCTTGTATCAACCGGTCTATGACGATTCCATGCGCGGTATCGCCTTGATTCAGGTTGGTGAAACCATGGATGCGCGCAGCGATCTGACGCGTCAAATTCTCTTTAGTACTTTATGGCGTCAAGGCTTGCTGGTAATGGTGGCCGCCTTGCTGGTGTGGTTTGCAGTGCGTTTGGTATTGCGTCCATTGATGCAATTGAAGGCGCAAGTGGAGGCGCGTTCATTGACTGATTTGGCGGATTTTGACGCTGATCGGGTGCACAAGGAAGTACGTCCTCTGGTCGCTGCAATGAATGGTTATATGGGACGTTTGCAGGCACTGATTACCAGTCAGCGTCGCTTTATTGCGGATGCCTCGCACCAACTGCGTACACCGCTGACGGTGCTGAAGACGCAGGCTGAATTGGCGCTACGTCAATTGGATCGCAATCCCAACGATGCGCGCGCATGGCAGGAGATGCGCGAGATAGTCGAAAGCATCGCTGGCACAACCGAATCCACCGCCCATCTGGCCAATCGTTTGTTGACCTTGGCACGTGCTGAACACGGTATGGCTGAAAGCGATATCACGCCGGTTTCTCTCACCGAAGTGACGCGTCAAGTTGGTTTGGAGCATGCACCTGCCGCGGTTAAAAAACAAATTGATCTGTCATTTGATGCGCCCGAAGAAGTGATGATCAAGGGGCATGCATTGTTGTTGCACGAGCTGATTAGTAATGTGGTGGACAACGCCATTCATTACACGCCGGTAAGTGGCAAGATTATTTTGCATGTGCGGCGGGATGCGCTTGCGCAACGCGCGATACTGGAAGTGGAAGATAGCGGTATAGGTATTCCCAAAGAAGATCGCGAACGGGTCTTCTCAGCCTTTTATCGCTCACCATCAGCACAGCAAAAAAATATCGGTGGCGCAGGTCTGGGCTTGTCTATCGTGCGCGATATTGCTGTGTTGCATGGCGCCGAGATTGCACTGGCGAACTCGGGCGATGGCAATGCTGCCCATCCTGGCCTGAAAATCACGATTAGTTTTCCATCACCATGA
- a CDS encoding GspE/PulE family protein, which yields MPTASITSIATNKAPPKKLDLQQIFTWLLADGIVTKEGVKVFYNQAQSIYKNASIAMHPLVAVAQCKLLTANEPHRPVTLDWLTEWLAGKVKLPFFRIDPLKIDFTRVADVMSASYATRFHILPVELTPSELVVATSEPFSTEWEAEIAKITRRNVKLVIANPLDIAQYTTQFFALAKSIKGAKKLNGQDVALRNNFEQLVELGNHKQVDANDQHIINIVDWLWQYAFEQRASDIHLEPKREFCAIRFRIDGVLHQVYQVPPTVMIAMTARIKLLGRMDVIEKRRPQDGRIKTRTNNGQEVELRLSTMPTAFGEKLVMRIFDPDVVVKSLPELGFPPDDAERWDNLTTRPHGIILVTGPTGSGKTTTLYTTLKALATSEVNVCTVEDPIEMVEGSFNQMQVQHGIDLSFADGVRSLMRQDPDIIMVGEIRDLETAEMAIQAALTGHLVLSTLHTNDAPSAVMRLLELGVPYYLLESTLIGIMAQRLTRTLCTHCKSPDGEMLDDVWLSLSEGWDLPKPTTIYRPVGCPECRQTGYRGRTGLYELLTVTQSFSKMIKAETDIHQLKQQSIADGMKPLRLAGALKIIEGVTTAEEVLKVTAALT from the coding sequence ATGCCAACTGCTTCCATCACATCAATTGCCACGAACAAGGCCCCGCCCAAGAAGCTGGATTTACAGCAGATTTTTACCTGGCTGCTGGCAGATGGCATCGTTACAAAAGAAGGCGTCAAGGTCTTCTATAATCAGGCACAGAGCATTTACAAGAATGCATCGATAGCGATGCATCCCTTGGTGGCAGTAGCGCAATGCAAACTGCTGACTGCCAATGAACCGCACCGCCCCGTCACACTGGACTGGCTGACCGAATGGCTGGCGGGCAAAGTCAAATTACCGTTCTTCCGCATAGACCCGCTCAAAATCGATTTCACCCGCGTCGCGGATGTGATGTCGGCTTCGTATGCAACACGCTTCCACATCCTGCCGGTTGAGCTCACGCCTAGCGAATTGGTAGTCGCCACATCTGAACCCTTCTCAACCGAATGGGAAGCAGAGATTGCCAAGATCACCCGTCGCAACGTCAAACTGGTCATCGCCAATCCGCTCGATATCGCGCAATACACGACGCAATTTTTTGCGCTGGCAAAATCGATCAAGGGCGCGAAGAAGCTGAACGGCCAGGACGTTGCCTTACGCAACAACTTCGAACAATTAGTTGAACTGGGCAATCACAAACAAGTCGATGCCAACGATCAGCACATCATCAACATCGTCGATTGGTTGTGGCAATACGCGTTCGAGCAACGCGCGTCCGATATTCATCTGGAACCCAAGCGCGAATTCTGTGCGATACGCTTCCGTATCGATGGCGTGCTGCATCAGGTTTACCAAGTACCGCCAACCGTCATGATCGCGATGACTGCGCGTATCAAGTTGCTAGGCCGTATGGACGTGATTGAAAAACGGAGGCCGCAAGACGGCCGTATCAAGACACGCACCAACAATGGCCAGGAAGTTGAATTACGTTTATCGACAATGCCAACCGCCTTCGGCGAAAAACTGGTGATGCGGATTTTTGATCCCGATGTCGTCGTTAAATCACTGCCTGAACTCGGCTTCCCGCCAGACGATGCAGAGCGTTGGGATAACCTGACAACCAGACCGCACGGCATCATACTCGTCACTGGTCCGACCGGTTCCGGCAAGACCACGACGCTGTACACAACCTTAAAAGCGCTGGCGACCAGCGAAGTCAATGTCTGTACCGTGGAAGATCCGATTGAAATGGTTGAGGGATCGTTCAATCAAATGCAGGTGCAGCACGGCATCGATTTATCGTTCGCCGATGGCGTGCGCTCGCTGATGCGACAGGATCCCGACATCATCATGGTCGGCGAGATACGTGATCTGGAAACGGCAGAGATGGCGATCCAGGCTGCGTTGACAGGCCACTTGGTGCTCTCCACACTGCACACCAACGATGCACCATCTGCCGTGATGCGCCTGCTGGAACTCGGCGTACCGTACTACCTGCTGGAATCAACCTTGATCGGCATCATGGCGCAGCGCCTGACACGCACCTTGTGCACACACTGCAAATCGCCAGATGGCGAAATGCTGGACGACGTTTGGCTCAGCCTGAGTGAAGGCTGGGATCTGCCCAAACCTACCACCATCTATAGACCTGTTGGCTGTCCTGAATGCCGGCAAACCGGCTATCGCGGCCGTACCGGTTTGTATGAATTGCTGACTGTCACACAATCCTTCTCCAAAATGATCAAGGCAGAAACCGATATTCATCAATTGAAGCAGCAAAGCATAGCCGACGGTATGAAGCCGCTGCGACTGGCTGGTGCATTGAAAATCATCGAAGGCGTCACCACAGCAGAAGAAGTCTTGAAGGTGACAGCAGCACTCACCTGA
- a CDS encoding FUSC family protein, with amino-acid sequence MEFNFISPRKNALVYIIKILSGSLILWYGLRALGLHEPYWAMISLIIVTEPDMTVAKANFKARLVNTISGCVIACLSLVIFGATFFAMLIAMTLAVIVAMLWQNYPSNWRLGPVTVVILMSAAFSGGGVDEELHLALLRVSEVMAGSIVALLQTVIYMQIQKWQRNDS; translated from the coding sequence ATGGAATTCAACTTCATTTCCCCCAGAAAGAACGCGCTGGTCTACATCATCAAGATCCTCTCCGGTTCATTGATCTTGTGGTACGGACTACGCGCGCTCGGTTTGCATGAGCCTTATTGGGCGATGATCTCGCTCATCATCGTGACCGAACCAGACATGACCGTCGCCAAAGCCAACTTCAAGGCACGACTGGTCAACACCATTTCCGGCTGTGTGATCGCCTGCTTGTCATTGGTAATTTTTGGCGCGACCTTCTTCGCCATGCTGATCGCGATGACGCTGGCCGTCATCGTTGCCATGCTGTGGCAAAACTATCCAAGCAACTGGCGCTTGGGACCGGTGACGGTGGTGATTCTGATGTCCGCTGCGTTTTCGGGTGGCGGCGTGGATGAAGAGTTGCATCTCGCACTATTGCGCGTATCCGAAGTCATGGCCGGTAGCATCGTCGCGTTGCTGCAAACCGTCATCTATATGCAAATCCAGAAATGGCAGCGCAATGATTCCTGA
- a CDS encoding response regulator, whose translation MRILLIEDHVELSRWLTKALQDAHWSVECAMNGADADSLLHTQQYALVILDLTLPKMDGLEVLKRLRARGSKTPVLILTARGGLQDRVQGLNLGADDYLAKPFELVELEARVKALLRRAQGGEAPVYSCGALSFDTVSRMFSYGDAALALTPREHAVLEVLISRAGRAVSKEKLFDEVFALVDDANPDAIEIYIHRLRKKLQRDGDGVVAITTLRGLGYLLEVAAKK comes from the coding sequence ATGCGAATTTTACTGATAGAAGATCATGTTGAGTTATCGCGTTGGCTGACCAAGGCGCTGCAAGATGCGCATTGGTCGGTCGAATGTGCGATGAACGGTGCCGATGCCGATAGCTTGTTGCATACACAACAATACGCGCTGGTGATACTCGATTTGACCTTGCCCAAGATGGATGGTTTGGAAGTATTGAAACGTTTGCGCGCCCGCGGCAGCAAAACGCCGGTATTGATACTGACAGCACGCGGCGGTTTGCAGGACAGGGTACAGGGTTTGAATCTCGGTGCGGACGATTATCTGGCCAAACCGTTTGAATTGGTCGAGTTGGAAGCACGCGTCAAAGCCTTGCTGCGTCGTGCGCAAGGTGGTGAAGCACCTGTATATAGTTGCGGTGCATTAAGTTTCGATACGGTATCGCGCATGTTCAGCTATGGCGATGCAGCTTTGGCACTGACGCCGCGTGAACATGCAGTGCTGGAAGTTTTGATCAGTCGTGCCGGGCGCGCCGTATCGAAGGAAAAACTATTCGATGAAGTATTTGCACTGGTGGACGATGCCAACCCCGATGCCATCGAAATCTATATTCATCGCCTGCGCAAGAAGTTGCAACGCGATGGCGATGGCGTGGTTGCCATCACGACCTTGCGCGGTCTCGGTTATCTGTTAGAAGTCGCTGCCAAGAAATGA
- a CDS encoding ecotin, whose amino-acid sequence MKTAWISTFFALLIVMPIAHAADDMKAFPLPEKGMTRHVLQLPPQEDEAAFKVELIVGKEVSTDERNRYFFGGKIEEKNIEGWGYTRYVVPKVGPLAGTMMAVDPNAPKVARFITLGGNPYLIRYNSRLPVVVYVPKGVEVRYRIWRAGEEVKSIMQG is encoded by the coding sequence ATGAAAACAGCATGGATATCCACATTTTTTGCATTACTGATTGTGATGCCGATTGCACATGCCGCAGATGATATGAAAGCATTTCCTCTACCTGAGAAGGGAATGACGCGACATGTACTGCAGCTTCCTCCGCAAGAGGACGAGGCGGCCTTCAAGGTGGAGCTGATAGTCGGAAAAGAAGTGTCTACCGATGAAAGAAATCGCTATTTCTTCGGTGGGAAAATTGAAGAAAAAAATATTGAAGGCTGGGGCTATACACGTTACGTCGTACCTAAAGTCGGACCGTTGGCTGGCACTATGATGGCAGTCGATCCGAATGCACCCAAAGTCGCTCGCTTTATTACGCTAGGCGGCAATCCTTATCTGATTCGTTATAACAGCCGTTTGCCTGTGGTGGTGTATGTGCCTAAGGGTGTAGAGGTGCGTTATCGGATATGGCGTGCTGGAGAAGAGGTGAAAAGCATAATGCAGGGTTGA
- a CDS encoding spermine/spermidine synthase domain-containing protein → MLIKRKSIEADANLKSGPGKKSPPPAKPKPVRKVKFAPVTLSEQFGIRYLHFGTEWVQGAMRISKPDWIELEYAQQMMAWMLFNEKPQHIVQLGLGTGALTKFSYKRFPETRVTAVDLNPSVITICYSMFKLPQNDERLTVIEMDALEYVNDPANLGRIDALQVDLYDATARGPVLDTPEFYQACAACLTPDGIMTVNLFGDHPSYAKNLSAMHFAFDTVISLPEVHEGNVIAIAFNAKPTLDMTALYERAAQITAATKLPAKSWVNGIKAWQAQQ, encoded by the coding sequence ATGCTGATCAAACGAAAATCCATAGAAGCCGACGCCAATCTGAAAAGTGGTCCCGGCAAAAAATCTCCTCCACCTGCCAAACCGAAACCAGTTCGCAAAGTGAAATTTGCGCCGGTCACGCTATCCGAACAATTCGGCATACGTTATCTGCATTTCGGTACCGAATGGGTGCAAGGCGCGATGCGCATCAGCAAGCCCGACTGGATAGAACTGGAATATGCGCAACAGATGATGGCGTGGATGCTGTTCAACGAGAAACCGCAGCACATCGTGCAACTCGGCCTCGGCACCGGCGCATTGACCAAGTTCAGCTATAAGCGTTTTCCCGAAACACGCGTCACTGCGGTCGATCTGAATCCATCCGTCATCACGATCTGCTACTCGATGTTCAAGCTGCCGCAGAATGACGAGCGCCTGACCGTGATCGAAATGGATGCGCTGGAATACGTCAATGATCCGGCCAATCTGGGGCGCATCGATGCCTTGCAGGTTGATCTGTACGACGCCACTGCACGCGGCCCGGTGTTGGATACGCCAGAGTTTTATCAAGCCTGTGCTGCCTGTTTGACGCCGGATGGCATCATGACGGTCAACTTGTTCGGTGATCACCCAAGCTATGCAAAAAATCTGAGTGCTATGCACTTTGCATTCGATACAGTGATCTCCTTGCCAGAAGTTCATGAAGGCAATGTGATTGCCATCGCCTTCAATGCAAAACCCACACTGGATATGACCGCTCTGTACGAACGTGCGGCACAAATTACTGCAGCGACCAAGCTGCCGGCCAAATCGTGGGTAAATGGCATCAAGGCGTGGCAAGCACAGCAATAA
- a CDS encoding Bug family tripartite tricarboxylate transporter substrate binding protein, with protein sequence MTTPIKLICALSACITFSAYAAAPVQCVAPAKPGGGMSVTCKLIQQGLQSTDKDIDVKISYMPGGIGAVAWNSFVTQRRAEADTLVAFSGGSLMNLAQGKYGHADVKNVRWVAAIGVDYGMIAVRNDSPYKTLRDLMEALKQQPSKITIGTAGTVGSQDWLKVSLLAKQSKINPKSLRFVALEGGGEAFTALRAGHVQVISGDASEATLHTDGEIRVLAILSEKRLPGVLANVPTAIEQGIDISWPIIRGFYMGPQVSDEAYKRWVHTFDQMMATPEFNRLRAANGLYPIALTGDQLTHYINKTVEDYRKQSDQLGLIR encoded by the coding sequence ATGACTACACCGATCAAGTTGATTTGTGCACTCAGTGCATGCATCACATTCAGCGCTTATGCAGCAGCGCCGGTGCAATGCGTCGCGCCTGCCAAACCCGGTGGCGGCATGTCCGTCACCTGCAAGCTGATACAGCAAGGCTTGCAAAGCACCGATAAAGATATCGACGTCAAGATCAGCTACATGCCCGGCGGCATAGGTGCAGTCGCCTGGAACTCCTTCGTCACACAACGCCGCGCCGAAGCCGATACGCTAGTGGCCTTCTCCGGCGGCTCACTGATGAATCTGGCACAAGGCAAATACGGCCATGCCGATGTCAAGAATGTACGCTGGGTCGCAGCAATAGGTGTCGATTACGGCATGATAGCCGTGCGCAACGACTCACCCTACAAGACACTGCGCGACTTGATGGAAGCGCTCAAGCAGCAGCCATCCAAAATCACCATAGGCACAGCAGGCACCGTCGGCAGTCAGGACTGGCTCAAGGTTTCATTGCTGGCCAAGCAAAGCAAGATTAATCCCAAGAGTTTGCGTTTCGTTGCGCTAGAAGGTGGCGGCGAAGCATTCACTGCCCTGCGCGCCGGCCATGTACAAGTGATCTCCGGCGATGCCTCCGAAGCAACCCTGCATACCGATGGCGAAATTCGCGTCCTCGCCATCCTGTCCGAAAAACGTTTGCCCGGTGTATTAGCCAATGTGCCGACCGCCATCGAACAAGGCATAGATATCAGCTGGCCCATCATACGCGGCTTCTACATGGGACCGCAGGTCAGCGACGAAGCATACAAGCGCTGGGTGCACACCTTCGATCAGATGATGGCGACGCCTGAATTCAACCGATTACGTGCTGCTAATGGCTTGTACCCGATAGCCCTGACCGGCGACCAATTAACCCACTACATCAATAAAACCGTTGAAGACTATCGCAAACAATCCGACCAACTTGGCCTGATCAGATAG
- a CDS encoding DNA-deoxyinosine glycosylase encodes MLTGFPPVIDHRTEILILGSFPGKASLTAQQYYAHPRNQFWRLISTLINEDLVILPYDDKLKRLQAHSIGLWDVIAACAREGSLDSAIRLAQHNDFAQLKQECPNLRRVCFNGKTSGKQEALFAQAGFETFILPSSSPAYAMMTFEQKLTVWRGIMQ; translated from the coding sequence CTGCTGACCGGCTTTCCGCCTGTCATCGACCATCGAACTGAAATTTTGATTCTGGGCAGCTTCCCCGGCAAAGCTTCGTTGACTGCGCAACAATACTACGCGCACCCACGCAACCAATTCTGGCGCTTGATCTCCACCTTGATCAATGAAGATCTCGTCATACTGCCTTACGACGACAAGTTAAAGCGATTACAAGCTCATTCCATAGGCTTATGGGACGTGATCGCCGCTTGCGCACGCGAAGGTAGCCTGGATAGCGCTATCCGCTTGGCGCAGCACAATGACTTTGCCCAACTCAAACAGGAATGTCCAAATCTGCGTCGTGTTTGCTTTAATGGCAAGACATCGGGCAAGCAGGAAGCCTTATTCGCCCAGGCCGGCTTTGAAACCTTCATCCTGCCCTCGTCCTCACCTGCCTACGCCATGATGACATTTGAGCAGAAGCTGACGGTTTGGCGCGGTATCATGCAGTAA
- a CDS encoding CsgG/HfaB family protein — MSNRLLRILPLCLTGVLLSACSTMDMGNSGAKTAATGSAGGANAQNANASLERCDRPLGTMAIIEDTSAPWYGVLTGQYKLGSTVPVLKLLVQQSNCFVVVERGRGMTAMMGERQLEQSGELRKKSNFGKGKIVAADYGLNPSITFSNNNAGGMGGSVAGLLGGGLGSAVAGLAGNVNSKEASTLLNLVDNRSGVQIAAAEGSAKSMDFGAMGQLFGSSARGSLGGYSNTAEGKVIVAAFTDSYNNIVRAVKNYRQQNVAGGLGTGGQLSVQGDDSKPTAKKKKAAAKPAATTAAQ; from the coding sequence ATGTCGAATCGTCTACTGCGTATCTTGCCGCTCTGCCTGACCGGCGTCTTGCTGAGTGCCTGTTCCACCATGGACATGGGCAATAGCGGCGCAAAAACTGCTGCTACCGGATCAGCCGGCGGTGCCAATGCACAAAATGCCAATGCCTCACTCGAACGCTGCGACCGTCCGCTGGGCACCATGGCTATCATCGAAGATACCAGCGCACCTTGGTATGGTGTCCTGACCGGCCAATACAAACTCGGTTCGACTGTTCCTGTCCTCAAGCTGCTGGTACAGCAATCAAACTGCTTCGTCGTAGTCGAACGCGGCCGTGGCATGACAGCCATGATGGGCGAGCGCCAATTGGAGCAATCCGGCGAATTGCGTAAAAAATCAAATTTCGGCAAAGGCAAAATAGTCGCAGCAGACTATGGCCTCAATCCATCGATTACCTTCAGCAACAACAACGCCGGTGGCATGGGTGGCAGCGTCGCCGGTTTGCTGGGCGGTGGTCTGGGTAGTGCAGTTGCCGGCCTGGCCGGCAACGTCAACAGCAAAGAAGCCAGCACATTGCTGAATCTGGTCGACAACCGCTCGGGCGTACAAATCGCAGCCGCTGAAGGTAGCGCCAAGAGCATGGACTTCGGTGCCATGGGCCAACTCTTCGGCTCCAGCGCACGCGGCAGTCTGGGTGGTTATTCCAACACGGCTGAAGGCAAAGTTATCGTAGCCGCCTTTACCGATTCTTATAACAACATCGTGCGCGCGGTGAAAAACTACCGTCAACAAAACGTGGCTGGCGGTCTCGGTACCGGTGGTCAGCTTTCCGTTCAAGGTGACGATTCCAAACCAACTGCCAAGAAGAAAAAGGCTGCGGCCAAGCCAGCAGCAACAACAGCTGCTCAGTAA
- a CDS encoding alpha/beta hydrolase family protein, which produces MKSILGLFLTFCLSTVYAQTAEKVVDIPTRPGITQRMLVITPPAPKAAVILLAGGHGGLQIAPGGSIHWGKDNFLVRARQLFANQGFLVVLVDAPSDRLSSPFLRGFRQTPEHLADMKAVIAWTRGQTKTPVWLVGTSRGTQSAAFVATQLPPPEGPDGLALTSTILVDSEGPSVLSMPMDTLKIPVLVVHHEQDGCRLCIFSLTSNLMDKLRDAPKKQLISFTGGEDVGDACNSRAHHGFNGLDNDVVGKMSEWMLAN; this is translated from the coding sequence ATGAAATCCATATTAGGTTTGTTCCTGACGTTTTGTTTGAGCACCGTCTACGCTCAAACCGCGGAAAAGGTCGTCGATATTCCGACCAGACCGGGCATAACGCAACGCATGCTCGTAATCACACCACCCGCACCCAAAGCTGCTGTCATTTTGCTCGCTGGTGGTCATGGTGGCTTGCAAATTGCACCTGGTGGATCTATCCATTGGGGCAAAGATAATTTCCTGGTGCGAGCCCGACAACTCTTCGCCAATCAAGGTTTTCTGGTTGTGCTAGTTGATGCGCCATCCGATCGCCTGTCCTCGCCATTTTTACGAGGCTTTCGCCAAACCCCAGAGCATTTGGCTGATATGAAAGCTGTCATTGCCTGGACACGCGGGCAGACAAAGACGCCAGTCTGGCTGGTTGGCACCAGTCGCGGCACACAATCGGCAGCTTTTGTCGCGACGCAACTGCCGCCGCCAGAAGGACCGGATGGCTTGGCTCTTACATCAACCATACTGGTCGATAGCGAAGGACCGTCCGTACTCTCCATGCCTATGGACACGCTGAAGATTCCCGTACTGGTGGTTCATCATGAGCAAGATGGCTGCAGACTCTGCATCTTCAGTCTCACATCCAATTTGATGGATAAACTGCGTGACGCACCGAAGAAGCAGTTGATTTCCTTCACCGGCGGCGAAGATGTGGGTGATGCCTGCAACTCACGTGCGCATCACGGCTTTAATGGACTGGACAATGATGTAGTTGGAAAGATGTCAGAGTGGATGCTCGCCAATTGA